CTGTTTCCCGCCTTTATACAAATACACCCTGAGGAGTGACCCGGAGTGTGTATTATTTTGAAATCAATTCCTCCGGCACTAATTTCATCCCCGTCTTTTAAAACCATGTCTGCAGGTCTGAAAGACATAGCCTGCCCGTATAATTCAGAGCCGTTTAGCGACGGGTGTAAAAGCTTTTTACTGTCATTTTCATGAACTAAAACTTCAGCTCCCGTTTTTTCACGAAGGTCATCCACATGGCATATATGGTCAATATGAACATGGGTGAGGACAATGTATTTTATTTTTATCTTTTTCTCATCTAAAACCTTCATAACTTCATCGGCACTAACACCGGCATCTATAATAATTCCTTCGTTGTTATTATAAACAATGTAACAATTAGAATCAAACATTCCTGTTGACAAACGCTCTATTTGCATAAAAAAACCTCCCTATAAAATTAGAATTCTTTTTTGCTGTCTAAAAGTATGGTAACAGGACCGTCATTATGTATTTCCACAGACATCATAGCCTGAAATTTTCCTGTTTCAACTTTTACTCCATGTTTTTTACACTCTTCTATAAACCGGTTATAAATTTTTTCTGCATCCTCCGGTCTTGCAGCCCTATCAAACCCTGGCCTTCTTCCTCTTCTGCAGTCCCCGTACAATGTAAATTGGGATACAACAATAAGCTGGCCGTTTATATCTTTTAATGAGACATTCATTTTACCGTTTTCATCTTCAAAAATACGTAAATTTATTATTTTATCCACCAGATACTCAATATCCTTTTGTCCGTCTTCTTTTCCTATACCCAAAAGAACATTAAGTCCTTTACCAATTTCGCCAACTGTCTTATTTTCCACTGTAACTTTAGAATATGTTACCCTCTGCACCACTGCCCGCATATTAACTCTCCTTTACCCTCAGTTGTTGCCTCTCGTCACTTCAAAAACCGATTGCACCCTTCTTATTCTTTTAATTATATTTTCAAGCTGTTCTGTATTTGTTATCTCTAATGTAAGGCTCATAATTGCAACCTGGTCTTTGGTGGTTCTTGCATTTATAGCCTTTAGAGGAATTTTTGAATCTGCAATAACATTTGTTATATCCATCAAAAGAGCTGTCCTGTCATTAGCCATAATTGTAATGTTTGCATTGTAGGACACATTTTTGGCAGTATGCCAGGAAACTTCAATAAGCCTTGTGTCACCGTCTATGGTATTGGTTACATTAGGGCAGTCGGTCCTGTGAACGGAAACACCTCTCCCCCTTGTAATATAGCCTACAATCTCATCCCCCGGTACCGGATTACAGCATTTTGCAATTCTAACTAAACAGTTTTCTATGCCTTTTACAATTACTCCATTTTCAGGCAGTTTCTTCTTCCGCTGTCCTTCTTTAGATTTTTTAGCTGTTTTAGCAATGTTTTTTGCAATTTCTTCTGCCTTAACGGTCTTTCTATACTCTTCCCTAAGCCTCGAAATTACTTTGTTTGCAGTTAATGTCCCATAACCTATTGCAGCATAAAGATCATCCAGTGAAAGAAAAGTATATTTCTTAAGTACAATTTCAACCCATTCAGGTTTAAACAACTCGTTAAAGGTAAGGGATTGTTTTTTTAATTCTT
The genomic region above belongs to Acetivibrio saccincola and contains:
- a CDS encoding MBL fold metallo-hydrolase, which translates into the protein MQIERLSTGMFDSNCYIVYNNNEGIIIDAGVSADEVMKVLDEKKIKIKYIVLTHVHIDHICHVDDLREKTGAEVLVHENDSKKLLHPSLNGSELYGQAMSFRPADMVLKDGDEISAGGIDFKIIHTPGHSSGCICIKAGNSLFTGDTLFKMARGRTDLGDGNEEEILSSITNKLMILDDETIVYPGHGPATTIGAERVFY
- the dtd gene encoding D-aminoacyl-tRNA deacylase, coding for MRAVVQRVTYSKVTVENKTVGEIGKGLNVLLGIGKEDGQKDIEYLVDKIINLRIFEDENGKMNVSLKDINGQLIVVSQFTLYGDCRRGRRPGFDRAARPEDAEKIYNRFIEECKKHGVKVETGKFQAMMSVEIHNDGPVTILLDSKKEF